One Streptomyces sp. CG4 genomic window, AGCGCCCCCCGCGCGCGTCTGGTGCTCAACCACCTCAACCCGCTGATCCGGCGCATCGGTTCACTGAAGGACCCGGAGCTGATCGGCACCGCCACCGAGTCGCTGTACGGGCAGGCCCTGCTGATGGCGCAGCGCCCGCTGCGGCCGGCCGACTCGGCGCTGCTCAACCGGGCGTTCATCGGCCTCCTGGAATGGGCCACACTCGGCGAGTCCACGCATCGGGAGGGTGATCGCTGATGGGCGGGACCGAAAGGATCACGGACTTCGACGCGCTGCGCCGGGCGCTGGCGGACAACGCCGAGCAGCCGGAGGGCCCGGCCCGCAACGCACGCGCGGAGCAGCTGCTCGCCGCGGCCGAGGGGCTGAACATCCCGCTCGCCGTGATCGAGGCGCTCGGACACCAGCTGAAGGTCTACAACTACAGCTCCGAGAAGGGCAAGATGTTCGTCCCGTTCGCGCGGCTGCTGCGCATGTGGGACGAGCGGCCCGAGGATTTCGACGAGTACGAGGCGCATTCGCTGCACTGGGTCTTCAAGTGGATGTCGGCGGGCATGCTGGACCAGCCGCACATCCCGCTCGCCTCGATCGAGAAGTGGCTCGGTGAGATGGCGCACCGCTACCGGCTCGCCGGGTACTCCGAACGGGCCGTGCACGGAGCCGAGTTCAGTGTGGCCGAGCACATCGGCGACCTGGCGCGCGCGGAGCGGGCGTACGCGGCGTGGCTCGCCGCGGACCGGGACGCGATGGCCGACTGCCACGCGTGCGAGCTGCACGGGCAGGGCACCTGGCAGGTCACGCGCGGCCGGGACACGGAGGCGCTGGAGCTGTGGCGGCCGGTGCTGGAGGGCGAGTTCGCGTGCGCGCACGAGCCGCACACCGTGCTGGCCTCCTCGCTGGCCCCGCTGCTGCGCCTGGGCCGCGTGGACGAGGCGCGCGGCCACCATCTGCGCGGCTTCCGCCTCGTACGCCCGATGGAGTCGATGCGCGGCGCGTACGCCGACCATGTGGAGTTCTGCGCGCTGACCGGCAACGAGGCGCGTGCCCTGGAGCTGCTCGCCGAGCGTCCGGCGTACTTCACGGACACCGGGCAGCCGCGCAGCCGGCTGGACTTCCTGGCCGTGGTGGCGCTGCTGATGGACCGGCTGGCCGAGCTGGGGCTCGCCGGACAGCGGGTGCCGGGGCCGGCCGGGCGGGCCTGGACCGCGGCGGAACTCGCCGGGCACGCGCGCGCGGAGGCGCTGGAGCTGGCCGAGCAGTTCGACCGGCGCAACGGCACGGCGTACGTCGGCGAGCGGACACGCGCGCGTATGGCGCAGCGGCCGCTGGCGGACCGGCTGCCGCTGGGCGTGCGTACGGTGCGCCCGGCGCCGGTGGCCGCGCCCCCGGTGCCCCCGGCGCCCCCGGCGCCCGAGGCGGCGGATTCGCCCGGCCTGCCCGCCCTGCTGGCCGAGGCCCGCCGGCTCTCGGAGTCGTTGCTCCCGCACGCGCTCGAGGCCTGGGCGGCGGCCGCGCAGGCGGCGGAGGGCGTGGAACTGGAACCGCGCGACGGCGCGGAGCTCACCGACCACGAGGCGATGGCCCGCGGCCCCGAGGGCGTCGAACTGTTCGAACGGGCGGCGGCGCTGTACACGGAGGCGGGCGACCTCGGCGAGGCACTGGCGGCACGCGCGCGTGGCGCGTACGTCCGTGCCCTGACGGGCGAGGTGGACGCGGCCCTGGAGGCGGTCACCGGGCTGTACGACGAGGCGCTCGCGCTGTACGCCGACGAGGCCACCGGCCTGCGGCAGACCGCCTCGGTGGTGATGAGCCGGGCCCGGATCCTGATGCGGTGCGTACACGAGGGATTCGCGCAGGCGGACGGCGCGGAAGGGCTCAGCCGGGCCGAGCAGGCCGTG contains:
- a CDS encoding tetratricopeptide repeat protein; this encodes MGGTERITDFDALRRALADNAEQPEGPARNARAEQLLAAAEGLNIPLAVIEALGHQLKVYNYSSEKGKMFVPFARLLRMWDERPEDFDEYEAHSLHWVFKWMSAGMLDQPHIPLASIEKWLGEMAHRYRLAGYSERAVHGAEFSVAEHIGDLARAERAYAAWLAADRDAMADCHACELHGQGTWQVTRGRDTEALELWRPVLEGEFACAHEPHTVLASSLAPLLRLGRVDEARGHHLRGFRLVRPMESMRGAYADHVEFCALTGNEARALELLAERPAYFTDTGQPRSRLDFLAVVALLMDRLAELGLAGQRVPGPAGRAWTAAELAGHARAEALELAEQFDRRNGTAYVGERTRARMAQRPLADRLPLGVRTVRPAPVAAPPVPPAPPAPEAADSPGLPALLAEARRLSESLLPHALEAWAAAAQAAEGVELEPRDGAELTDHEAMARGPEGVELFERAAALYTEAGDLGEALAARARGAYVRALTGEVDAALEAVTGLYDEALALYADEATGLRQTASVVMSRARILMRCVHEGFAQADGAEGLSRAEQAVREVLALVGGRGADDVRLAARDAEARGMLAELALLRGDGGRAAELFRRAVDGYLSAGLPWFAVEYEAQLAALAQQAGDLAGAERALRSALEHGGPYLEPVGRAQLHLQLAELVGGRGEVAEAAEHAWQAAHWADEAGASGTLGGWARQQLGGLLLRQDRCAEAAEVLESALADLSAETHGDGAVVQARWWLGDCLSELGDHRAAAEHRLRAAEIARLWPEQQDHATLAHLAGESLSKAGLVEEADQAYARAGELWLALGNAPFRVRSLRARGWLALRGDGGAEDARELMARAVRECERALAAAADPVARDQLGIELAHTHRQFGDLLARSVAEEAEDGVIQAAFEAALVQLDRAATLFGTLGADGLHDRTGAELAAGWLAADLGRSAEAAARARAVLAAYEDVDEADDTVRARRAEAAQLLEQ